One window of Strigops habroptila isolate Jane chromosome Z, bStrHab1.2.pri, whole genome shotgun sequence genomic DNA carries:
- the DIMT1 gene encoding probable dimethyladenosine transferase, with the protein MPKVRAGKRPRQERGERCASGILFNTGAGQHILKNPLVVNSIIEKAALRRTDVILEVGPGTGNLTVKMLEKVKKVIACEIDPRLVGELQKRVQGTCLANKLEIRVGDVLKTDLPFFDACVANLPYQISSPFVFKLLLHRPFFRCAILMFQREFALRLVAKPGTKLYCRLSINTQLLARVDHLMKVGKNNFRPPPKVESSVVRIEPKNPPPPVNFQEWDGMVRIAFVRKNKTLSAAFKSSAVEQLLDHNYRIHCSLHNTEIPENFKIAEKIQSVLENTGYSEKRARSMDIDDFISLLHGFNSEGIHFS; encoded by the exons ATGCCCAAGGTGCGGGCGGGGAAGCGGCCGCGGCAGGAGCGCGGGGAGCGCTGCGCCTCCG GCATCCTGTTCAACACCGGGGCCGGACAGCACATCCTGAAGAACCCGCTCGTCGTCAACAGCATCATCGAGAAG GCTGCCCTACGGCGTACGGATGTCATTCTGGAAGTGGGACCAGGAACTGGTAACCTGACAGTAAAGATGTTAGAGAAAGTTAAAAAA GTTATTGCTTGTGAAATTGACCCTAGACTTGTTGGTGAACTTCAGAAGAGAGTCCAGGGCAC GTGTCTGGCAAACAAACTAGAAATCAGGGTTGGAGATGTCTTAAAAACAGACTTGCCGTTCTTTGATGCATGTGTGGCTAACTTGCCTTACCAG ATTTCTTcaccttttgttttcaagttgcTGCTTCACAGACCTTTTTTCAG GTGTGCAATACTTATGTTTCAAAGGGAATTTGCACTTCGTTTGGTTGCCAAACCAGGAACTAAACTATACTGCAGACTCTCCATTAATACTCAGTTACTAGCTCGAGTGGACCATCTGATGAAG GTTGGAAAGAACAATTTCAGGCCTCCTCCCAAAGTGGAATCCAGTGTTGTCAGAATAGAGCCAAAGAACCCACCACCACCTGTCAACTTCCAG gagTGGGATGGTATGGTAAGAATAGCCTTTGTTAGGAAAAACAAGACACTCTCTGCAGCATTTAA gTCAAGTGCTGTAGAGCAGTTACTGGATCATAATTACCGAATTCATTGTTCCTTACATAATACA GAAATACCTGAAAACTTCAAAAttgcagagaaaatacagtCTGTCCTAGAAAATACAGGTTACTCTGAAAAACGAGCCCGTTCAATGGATATAGATGATTTTATTAg CTTGCTACATGGCTTCAATTCAGAAGGCATCCATTTCTCATAG